The Syntrophorhabdaceae bacterium genome segment ATGAACTCCTCCATAAGGGCGAGTCCCATGCCCATTGCAATGCCGCCGTAAATCTGGCCCTTTACGTTTCTTACGTTAATCGCCCTGCCCACATCATGGGCGGCATGGACTCGGACTACCCGGCACTCGCCGGTTGCCTTGTCCACATCGACCTCCGTCATCTGAGTCGCGAAGCCATAGGTCGCATAGGGGACCCCCTGAGAGGTCTCGCTATCCACGCCCGTGGTGGGGGGATCGAAATAGCCCTCGAAAAGCAGGGGCGCCTTCTCTTTTTCGGATTCATATATATCTTTCAAGGTTTTCCCCGAGTAAAACCCCTGGGCCTCAAGAAAAGACCTCGCCTTGAGCGCAGCCTCATAGACCGCCCTGCCCGATATGTAGGTCTGGCGGCTCGCCGACGAAGAACCCGCGTCCCGTGAGATGTCGGTGTCGCACGGCGGCAGCACCACGTCCCGGGGGCTGATGTCGAGAGTTTCGCAGAGGATCTGGCAGAGCACCGTATCGGAGCCCTGGCCGATATCGCAGACCCCTGAATGGAGCGCGATCTTACCCTCTTCCGTAAGCCTCAGATAAGAACTCGAGGGATTGGAGACCCCTGTATTGCCTATTCCATAGTACATGCATCCGAGGCCGAAACCGGTAGTTTCGCTTCTCTTCCTCCGCCCCCTCCAGAAGGGCTCGATCTTCTTCAGTGTCTCCGGAAGGCCGGCACTATGGGAGAGGAGTTGGGAGGATGCGGTCAGAGACCCCTTCCTAAGGGCGTTTATCATCCGGATGTCGAGGGGGTCTATGCCGAGGATACCGGCAGCCTCGTCAAGCTGGGATTCGTGGGCAAGGGCGAGTTGAGGTACTCCGAACCCCCGCATGGCGCCCGCGACCGGATTGTTCGTATAGAACATCCTGCTTTCCACCGAGACATTGGGCACGTCGTAAGGCCCTGCCGCGTGAACCGCGACCCTGAGACAGACTACTTCTCCGTAAGAGATGTACGGTCCCGTGTCTCCCGTAATGCGCGCGCTCACCGCCGCAATTCGCCCTTCCTTGGTAAATCCAGTTTTATATTCGATATGAAGGGGATGCCTTTTCGTATTCGAGAGGAAACTCTCTTCCCTCGTGTAACGGACGGCAACGGGCCTTCCGGTAAGGTGCACGGCAAGGGCAATGAAGCCTTCCACGGTTACATCGAGTTTACCGCCAAAACCTCCGCCCGTTGCAGCCTGAATCACTCTGATCCTTTCTTCAGGCATGGCGAGAAGGCGGGATATCTCCTTTCTCTTATAATGGGTATTCTGGGTCGAGGAACAGACCGCCAACTTGCCGGCCTCGTCGATCCACCCTATACCCGATTCAGTCTCCAGAAACGCATGGTCCACCCAGGTGGTGCGGAAGGTTCGCTCGATCACGCAGTCGGATTCACGAAAACCTTTCTCGCTGTCGCCCTTGATGAGCCTGCGAAGGCACAGGCGGTTGCCTCCGTCATGAATCTGCACTGAGCCGTCTCCTGCGGAAAAGGGGTCGAAGACGGCTCCGATCTCCCCGTATTTCACCTTTATCTTTTCCCCGGCCCTGCGAGCAATCTCCTCCGTTTCCGCTACCACGATCAGGATCGGCTCGCCCGTAAACCGGACCCGGCCCTGCGCGAGGAAAGGCTGGTCCTTCTTTATGATGCCGTAGGAGTTCTCACCGGGTATGTCCGCCGAGGTAATGACCCTCACCACGCCCGGGAAGGCCAGCGCCTCTCTTGCATCTATGCCCCGGATCTCGGCATGGGGCCGCGTCGATCTGACGATGTAGCCATGGAGCATGCCCGGCATATCGAGATCGCCCGAAAATATGGGCCTGCCCAATACTTTTGCCAGCACATCGATTCTGTCCGCGTCTTGACCTACATGCATCATTACCCTCTTAATATCTCATCAAGCAGCGCTTCGAGGACCGGTATCTTATACACAAAAGAAGGTCTCTCGCCGCTCGCGAGTCGTATTCCTGAAACGATCATATCGATGGCGACCCTCGAAGCCTGCCCGCCCTTTTCCTTGCCTGCGAGATAGGCCTCCGCATCTTTCGGCCTGAAGGGTATGGGAGTGCAGGAGCCGATAGCCAGGCGCACCTCGACGAACCTGCCGGCCTCCTCCTTGATCGCCCAGGCCACTGAAAGGCGCGATATGGCCCACGCGGCCCGCTTCGCAACCCGCCTGTACCCTTCCCTGTAACCCTCGCACGACTTGATCTCTATGCGGGTAAGAAGCTCGTCGTCCCTGATCGATGTCTTGTAGGGGGCGACGATAAACTCCTCCAGCGCCACCCTCCTCGAGCCTGCCTCCGACTCGAGAACCACTTTCGCATCATGCACGAGAAGAGGGGCGATACTGTCAGCCGCGGGCGACGCGTTCACGAGGTTGCCCCCGATGGTGCCCATATTCCTTATCTGAGGCGAGCCCACGAGACCGCTCGCCAGGGAAAGGCTTTTGGCCTCGGTCCTCACGAGATGATCTTCGTGCACCTTCCGGTGGGTGGCTGCCGCACCGACCAGGAGGGTCCCGTTCCCATGCTCTATGCAATCGAGATCGGCCAGGGCGCCGATATCCATCAGATGGGCGTGGACCGAGCCCCTGCCCATCCGGACGAGAAGGTCCGTCCCTCCCGCGAGGACTTTTACGTCTTTAAGGTCCCTCAAGAGGGTAAGGGCTACTTCTTTGGTTTCAGGTCTCTGAGTTGAGAATTCCGGCAGCATATTTCACGGCCTCTATTATTTGAATGTATCCTGTGCACCGGCACAGGTTCCCGCTTATGGCTTCCCTGATATCCCCATCATCGGGATTATTGTTCTTCTTAAGAAGACTGTAGGCCGTGAGGAGCATCCCGGGAGTGCAATAGCCGCACTGCACCGCCCCGGAATGGATAAAGGCCTTCTGAAGAGGATGAAGGGCCTTCTCCTCCCCTAAAAACTCCACAGTCTTTACATCCCGGCCGTCCACTTTTTCGGCGAGGGTAAGACATGAGTAATGGGGCTCATCATCGATAAGCACGGTGCACGCCCCGCATTCGCCGATTGAGCAGCCTTCCTTCACACTCTTCAGAAGAAACCTTTCCCTTAATGTGTGGAGGAGCGTCTCAGTATCCTCCACCCGGGAGGTCACCTCTTTGCCGTTGAGGATAAATCCGATATCTTTCATAATTCCTTGCAGGCGTTCACACGCCGCCTAACGTCCCATTTGCGCCGGCAGTATGGTCGCGATTATGGGAAATAGGGTCAATATAAAGGTGGTCACAAAGATCGCGATGAGAAAGGGCGTGGCGCCTTTGAAGATGTCCTTCATCGGCACATCCCGCACGATCCCCGCAATAGTATAGACATTGAGGCCCACGGGCGGGGTGATGAGACCCGCATTCATCATAAGCACGCATATCACGCCGAACCATATTGGATCGAACCCCAGCCCCACAATGAGGGGGAAGACCACCGGCATGGTAAGGACCATCATGGAGACCGCGTCGAGGAAGCACCCCAGGACGAGGTAGATCGCCACCACAATGAGAAGGACCATGTACTTCGACACGCCCAGTGCGCCGATAAACGCGGAAACCGCCGCGGGAATGGTGGAAAGGGCGAGGAAATAGCTGAAAAGGCTCGCTCCCGCAACCAGGAACATTACCATGCACGTGACCCTGGTAGTCTCGTAGAGGCTCGACACGAACTGTTTCCACGTAAGCTCCTTCTTAAGGAGGGTGATGACGAGGAGCGCGATACAGCCTATGCCGCCCGCCTCGGTAGGGTTCACGTATCCGAGATACATGCCGCCGATGGTGATGAGAAAAACGAGTATTGTCTCCCACATACCCCAGAGGGCCAGGATCTTCGCCTTGAATCCGACCCTTCCCTCGGGAATGGGGGCGATCGCCGGGTTTATCTTCACCCAGCCCACGATGATGGCGATAAAGAACAGGCCCAGCAGGATGCCGGGGAGCATGCCCGCGATGAGGAGCTTTCCGATGGATTGCTCGGTAAGCATCCCGTAGACGACAAAGCCGATGCTCGGCGGTATGAGGAAATCGATGGTCGCGCCCGCCGCCACGATGCCGCCTGCAAACATGGGGCTATAATTATATCGCCTCATTTCCGGTATGACGGTCTTTGCAAACGCGGCGGACGTGGCGACCGACGATCCGCTGATGGCCGAAAATCCTCCGATGGCCACGATCGTCGCGATCCCGAGCCCTCCGGGAAGCCTTCGAAACCATTTGTCAAAGGTATCGTAGAGCCTGGTGGTGATACCCGAGTTGTCCGCAAACCCGCCCATGAGCACGAATAGGGGAATGATGGTGAAGGGATAGTGGGCGGCCGTCTCGTAAAGGGTGCTCGCAATGATGGGGAGGGCGGCGTCGAGCCCCGAAAGGGACCATATGCCGATAAAGCCCACGAACATCATGACGAAGGTGATGGGCATCCCGAGGAAAAGGAGGACCATGAGCAGGGCGCAGCCGAGTATGCCAATAGTGACGGGACTCACGAAACCCTCCTTTTGAACTGTGCGATTGAATCGATGAAATCAAAGAGAAGCTGGAGCCAGAGGAGCGCCCCGCCCACGCCCACGAGCATCTTGAAAGGCGCCCGGGGAATCCTCAGCTGATCGGTGACGCCCGTCTCCTCCATGCCGAGCTTGAACCCCTGCCACACCAGGAGGGTCACGATAAAGAGGCTCAGGAACATGGTGAGAACCTGGCATATCCGCTGGGTCCTGCTGTTGAAATGGGAGGTGAGGAAATCGACCGCCACGTGGCCCTTCACGTGCTGGGTGTAGGCCGTGCCCAGCAGGATTATTATGGCCAGCATATATTCCGAAAGCTCGAAGGTGCCTGCGATGGGCTTATTGAAAAAACCCCTTCCCACCACATCAGCCGTGGTGATGAGCATGAGGGGGATGACGAATATCATCCCCACCGTGCCTGAAAATCTGATAATTCGTTCGACAACCGTCCTGAAAGCTTTGAAAGCGCCCATACCCCGTTCCTAGATTTTCTTGAACTCCGGCGGGCATGCCACCAGGTTGACCTTTCGTTTTTCGCACTCCTCGTTCATGATGGCCACGACCTTTCTTGCGGGCAGTTTCTTCGCTTCCAGGTCGGCGACCCACTTTCTCGTCACATCCTGAAAACTCTTATACCAGAGGTCGGCCTCCGCTTTCGGAAGGTCGATGAGCTTGACCCCTGCCTTCTGGATGTCCTTCATGATGACCTGGTAATCCCCTTTATCGAGGCCGCCCGTTGCTTTAAAAGGATTCGTGCAGACCTCTTCGACGATCTTCTTCTGGTCGGCCGGAAGCCTGTTCCAACTGTTCATGTTCATTACCGTGCCTTCCGAAACGCACCCGAAGGTAAGGACCGTGGCATATTTGGCAACTTCAAAGAGCTTGTAGGCAAGGATAAGGGGCGGACAGGTGACGATGCCGTCCACCGTTCCCGTTTCCATGGCCATATACACATCTCCCAGGGGCATGAAGACGGGCTCGGCGCCCAGGGATTTGATATAGTTGGTCTGATGTCCGCCCGGTGATCTCAGCTTCATGCCCCGGAGATCAGCCATCTTCGAGACGGGCTTTTTCGTCCATATGAAGGACTGGATGCAGCCGTTCAGCTCGAGGACTTTTACATTCTTGAATTCGTCTTTCAGGGCGCGGGCGTAGACTGCATTGCCGATATCTGCCGCCACATCCTTGCCGTCAACCCAGACCGCGAGTGAGAGCACGTCGGTGAGGGGGAACCGCCCCGGGGTCCATGTGGCCGTGAAATAGCCCATGTCGGAGAGGCCTTTCGCCACGATGTCAAAATGCTCCGGTCCTTTGCCGAGGGCCGCTCCGGCATACATGGTATATGCCATTTTCCCGCCGCTCTTCTTCTTCACCTCTTCGAGCATGGGGGTCCAGACGGTCCTCACCTCCCGGCTTACCGGTGGGTGCCAGGTGCTGAACTTCAGGTTGGTGTTCTGCGCCAGAAGAAGGTCATGGTCGAAAAGACCCATTCCCACCGCCGCCCCGCCGATTAGGGCACTCTTCAGAAAATTCCTCCTGCTGAGGTCTTCACATTCTTGACACATTGCACTCTCCTCCTTTTTGTTGCTGCTCTCTACGCAGCGTTTGACCAGCCCCCACAGTATACCATTTTGCAGTTCCACCGGGAGATGAAATCATCGGATTTTATTCTTCCGAAGTGCTGTTCAATTCCTCTCCCCGCGGAGACCCTCCCTATACCCACCTCAGAGTAACCGTTTTTTCATCCAGAAACATCTTTACCGAGTCCATTCTGGACTTGGAATTGCCGTAGAAGGAATCCTTTTTCGAGCCGAGGCCGAAAAATGCATAGGGCTGCGGGATACCCGCGTTCACGCCCACGTTGCCCACCTCGCACTCCCTGATAAATTTCCGGGCAGCCTTTCCGCTCTCCGTCACGATGCAGGCGGAATGGCCGTAATTCGTGCCATTGATCCAGCCTATCGCCTGGTCGAGGTCCGTGGCGCGGAGAAGGTTGCACATTGGACCGAAAGCTTCTTCCCTCGCGATATACATCTCGGGGGTCACACCCTCGAAAATGGTGGGCGCCATAAAATATCCGCCCTCGTAACCCGCGGGCTTTACGTCCCGGCCGTCAAGGAGAAGCTTCGCCCCGGACTGGAGGCCCGATTCGATAAATTCGA includes the following:
- a CDS encoding xanthine dehydrogenase family protein molybdopterin-binding subunit codes for the protein MMHVGQDADRIDVLAKVLGRPIFSGDLDMPGMLHGYIVRSTRPHAEIRGIDAREALAFPGVVRVITSADIPGENSYGIIKKDQPFLAQGRVRFTGEPILIVVAETEEIARRAGEKIKVKYGEIGAVFDPFSAGDGSVQIHDGGNRLCLRRLIKGDSEKGFRESDCVIERTFRTTWVDHAFLETESGIGWIDEAGKLAVCSSTQNTHYKRKEISRLLAMPEERIRVIQAATGGGFGGKLDVTVEGFIALAVHLTGRPVAVRYTREESFLSNTKRHPLHIEYKTGFTKEGRIAAVSARITGDTGPYISYGEVVCLRVAVHAAGPYDVPNVSVESRMFYTNNPVAGAMRGFGVPQLALAHESQLDEAAGILGIDPLDIRMINALRKGSLTASSQLLSHSAGLPETLKKIEPFWRGRRKRSETTGFGLGCMYYGIGNTGVSNPSSSYLRLTEEGKIALHSGVCDIGQGSDTVLCQILCETLDISPRDVVLPPCDTDISRDAGSSSASRQTYISGRAVYEAALKARSFLEAQGFYSGKTLKDIYESEKEKAPLLFEGYFDPPTTGVDSETSQGVPYATYGFATQMTEVDVDKATGECRVVRVHAAHDVGRAINVRNVKGQIYGGIAMGMGLALMEEFIPRKTKSFDDYYIPTSMDMPEIEVFLVEDEEPTGPYGAKGVGEPALIPQAAAIVNAIRDATGVRMNELPCDPERLKIAMEKEGSER
- a CDS encoding FAD binding domain-containing protein, coding for MLPEFSTQRPETKEVALTLLRDLKDVKVLAGGTDLLVRMGRGSVHAHLMDIGALADLDCIEHGNGTLLVGAAATHRKVHEDHLVRTEAKSLSLASGLVGSPQIRNMGTIGGNLVNASPAADSIAPLLVHDAKVVLESEAGSRRVALEEFIVAPYKTSIRDDELLTRIEIKSCEGYREGYRRVAKRAAWAISRLSVAWAIKEEAGRFVEVRLAIGSCTPIPFRPKDAEAYLAGKEKGGQASRVAIDMIVSGIRLASGERPSFVYKIPVLEALLDEILRG
- a CDS encoding (2Fe-2S)-binding protein, coding for MKDIGFILNGKEVTSRVEDTETLLHTLRERFLLKSVKEGCSIGECGACTVLIDDEPHYSCLTLAEKVDGRDVKTVEFLGEEKALHPLQKAFIHSGAVQCGYCTPGMLLTAYSLLKKNNNPDDGDIREAISGNLCRCTGYIQIIEAVKYAAGILNSET
- a CDS encoding TRAP transporter large permease, yielding MSPVTIGILGCALLMVLLFLGMPITFVMMFVGFIGIWSLSGLDAALPIIASTLYETAAHYPFTIIPLFVLMGGFADNSGITTRLYDTFDKWFRRLPGGLGIATIVAIGGFSAISGSSVATSAAFAKTVIPEMRRYNYSPMFAGGIVAAGATIDFLIPPSIGFVVYGMLTEQSIGKLLIAGMLPGILLGLFFIAIIVGWVKINPAIAPIPEGRVGFKAKILALWGMWETILVFLITIGGMYLGYVNPTEAGGIGCIALLVITLLKKELTWKQFVSSLYETTRVTCMVMFLVAGASLFSYFLALSTIPAAVSAFIGALGVSKYMVLLIVVAIYLVLGCFLDAVSMMVLTMPVVFPLIVGLGFDPIWFGVICVLMMNAGLITPPVGLNVYTIAGIVRDVPMKDIFKGATPFLIAIFVTTFILTLFPIIATILPAQMGR
- a CDS encoding TRAP transporter small permease yields the protein MGAFKAFRTVVERIIRFSGTVGMIFVIPLMLITTADVVGRGFFNKPIAGTFELSEYMLAIIILLGTAYTQHVKGHVAVDFLTSHFNSRTQRICQVLTMFLSLFIVTLLVWQGFKLGMEETGVTDQLRIPRAPFKMLVGVGGALLWLQLLFDFIDSIAQFKRRVS
- the dctP gene encoding TRAP transporter substrate-binding protein DctP is translated as MCQECEDLSRRNFLKSALIGGAAVGMGLFDHDLLLAQNTNLKFSTWHPPVSREVRTVWTPMLEEVKKKSGGKMAYTMYAGAALGKGPEHFDIVAKGLSDMGYFTATWTPGRFPLTDVLSLAVWVDGKDVAADIGNAVYARALKDEFKNVKVLELNGCIQSFIWTKKPVSKMADLRGMKLRSPGGHQTNYIKSLGAEPVFMPLGDVYMAMETGTVDGIVTCPPLILAYKLFEVAKYATVLTFGCVSEGTVMNMNSWNRLPADQKKIVEEVCTNPFKATGGLDKGDYQVIMKDIQKAGVKLIDLPKAEADLWYKSFQDVTRKWVADLEAKKLPARKVVAIMNEECEKRKVNLVACPPEFKKI